From Paenibacillus sp. V4I7, the proteins below share one genomic window:
- a CDS encoding AbrB/MazE/SpoVT family DNA-binding domain-containing protein yields MFKSTITSKGQLTVPKEIRELLNLNTGDGVVFKVNDARNIVVTFEKDEEVIECPICKGFDPFYFNANYGSCFLCDQTKYVNAKISAWQQIGMIKSIKYGVSVSVIQHEKGSNGEFIQSLIPKVKLYSKKYSEELLDIAHDYLQMKYIVEYAPRNQFEPEKFMNLTEIILDEILALLKSEAAKEESRRWFINLLEISQAD; encoded by the coding sequence ATGTTTAAATCCACAATAACAAGTAAAGGTCAACTAACCGTTCCAAAAGAAATTCGTGAACTTCTCAACCTTAATACAGGAGATGGTGTTGTTTTTAAGGTTAATGATGCGAGAAATATAGTTGTTACGTTTGAAAAAGATGAAGAAGTTATAGAATGTCCTATTTGTAAAGGGTTTGACCCTTTCTATTTTAATGCAAACTATGGATCTTGCTTTTTATGTGATCAAACAAAGTATGTTAATGCAAAGATTTCAGCATGGCAACAAATAGGAATGATTAAATCAATAAAATATGGTGTATCAGTTTCTGTTATTCAACACGAGAAAGGTTCCAATGGAGAGTTTATTCAGAGTTTAATCCCTAAAGTTAAACTCTACAGCAAAAAATACTCTGAGGAATTACTTGATATTGCACACGACTATCTTCAAATGAAATATATAGTGGAGTACGCCCCTCGAAATCAATTTGAACCTGAAAAATTTATGAACCTAACTGAAATTATCTTGGATGAAATCCTTGCATTATTGAAAAGCGAAGCCGCAAAAGAAGAATCTAGAAGATGGTTTATCAATCTACTGGAAATTAGTCAGGCTGATTAA
- a CDS encoding GAF domain-containing protein gives MQTQPNMEQVTEQGYYPSYNPKKGYKRRMVIAGIMALVLTCVTLYGIDAAVDGAVPQIIVLIYNGINTVCTFLFVSNGTFNNKTLFIVLMFLVFAWIGMYRVLGGWALWLCSRDKERGQLYSWFPNLLHHEYAVEQYKQVGKDEEIKKLQQRITELEALNAAHTIVFDELNVTVKDTLRERRLVMNLDHLIGKCYNLAAKSFTLRDKEPYRLNLFLSSICAEICSTTIDSTNNKHAYIFLRNIPEESMVLVGECRSGSSIDGSLKFSKGEGFVGQVWEENRRILYTDISSQAAHIIVKQGERRYNSIVGLPIMHHGEMIGVVVVASQSKDEVSEADFDNIERYLNIIQLSLLIELSYQVRLGGDEHAILLELLSQKVSF, from the coding sequence ATGCAAACTCAACCAAATATGGAACAAGTGACAGAACAAGGATACTACCCGTCGTATAATCCTAAAAAGGGATACAAACGAAGGATGGTAATCGCTGGAATTATGGCATTGGTTCTTACATGTGTAACACTGTATGGTATTGACGCAGCGGTAGACGGAGCTGTGCCCCAAATAATTGTGTTGATTTATAATGGAATTAACACCGTTTGTACCTTCCTGTTTGTTTCAAACGGGACATTCAATAATAAGACCCTTTTTATTGTTTTAATGTTTTTGGTTTTCGCGTGGATCGGAATGTACAGAGTGCTCGGTGGTTGGGCCTTATGGCTTTGTAGCCGGGATAAAGAGCGAGGGCAATTATATTCCTGGTTTCCTAATCTCTTACATCATGAATATGCGGTAGAACAGTATAAGCAAGTTGGGAAAGATGAAGAAATTAAGAAGTTGCAACAAAGAATAACTGAGTTGGAAGCACTAAACGCAGCTCATACTATTGTGTTTGATGAACTCAATGTGACAGTGAAAGATACATTGCGTGAACGTAGACTTGTAATGAACCTTGATCATTTAATAGGAAAATGTTACAACTTGGCTGCAAAATCGTTTACTTTGAGAGACAAGGAACCGTATCGTCTAAACTTATTTCTGAGTTCAATTTGTGCCGAAATCTGTAGCACTACAATTGACAGCACAAACAACAAACATGCTTACATTTTTTTGAGGAATATCCCCGAAGAGAGCATGGTACTTGTTGGGGAATGCAGAAGTGGAAGTTCTATTGACGGAAGTTTGAAGTTTTCAAAGGGAGAAGGATTTGTGGGTCAAGTGTGGGAAGAGAACCGAAGGATTCTCTATACTGACATTTCTTCACAGGCAGCACATATCATTGTCAAGCAAGGCGAAAGAAGATATAATAGTATTGTAGGGCTCCCGATTATGCACCATGGGGAAATGATTGGTGTCGTAGTAGTAGCCTCTCAATCTAAGGATGAGGTAAGTGAAGCAGATTTTGACAACATTGAGCGATATCTAAATATCATTCAATTGAGTCTATTAATTGAGCTATCTTATCAAGTTCGGTTAGGTGGTGACGAGCATGCAATTCTTTTGGAGCTTCTTTCGCAAAAAGTCTCTTTCTGA